From Micromonospora carbonacea:
CCCAGCAGGCCGGGCTGCGCCACAACCTGGAGAAGAAGCCCTCCACCCAGACCCGTCGGCTGACCGGCACGGTCGAGCTGGCCAAGGCCGACACCAAGCGCATCAAGAAGCTGCTCGGCCGCTGACGCGCGCCACCTGAACCGAAGAAGGAGTTGAGATGGCACGCGTCAAGCGGGCTGTAAACGCCCAGAAGAAGCGTCGTACCCTGCTGGAGACCGCGAGCGGCTACCGCGGTCAGCGCTCCCGCCTCTACCGCAAGGCCAAGGAGCAGGTGCTGCACTCGATGCAGTACGCCTACCGGGACCGTCGCGACCGCAAGGGCGACTTCCGGCAGCTGTGGATCACCCGGATCAACGCGGGCGCCCGCGCCAACGGGATGACCTACAACCGGCTGATCCAGGGCCTGCGCCTGGCCGGCGTCGAGGTCGACCGCAAGATCCTCGCCGACCTGGCCGTCAACGACGCGGCGGCCTTCGCCGCGATCGTCGAGGTCGCCCGCGCCGCCGTGGCGGCCGAGGGCACCGGTGGCGCGGCGGCCCAGGCCGCCTGATCCGCCAGCACCCGACCGAGGCGCCCCCCGTGTCGTCCCCGACGCACGGCGGGCGCCTCGGTCGCGCTGCGGAGCCGCACACCATGCCCTTCACCCCGCGTACGCCCCGGGTCGTCGCCGCCCGCCGGCTGCACCGCCGCCGCGACCGCGACGCCACCGGCCGGTTCCTCGCCGAGGGCCCGCAGGCCGTCCGGGAGGCCCTGGCCCGCCCCGGCACGGTCGCCGAGCTGTTCGGCACCCCGGCCGCCCTCGACCGGCACGCCGACCTGGCCGCCCGCGCCGCCGCCGCCGACGTGCCGGTCTCCGACGTCACCGACGACGCCCTCGCCGCGCTCGCCGAGACCGTCGCCCCGCAGGGCCTCGTCGCCGTCTGCCGGCACCTCGACGTGCCGCTGTCCGAGGCCCTCGCCGCCGGTCCGCGCCTCGTGGCGGTGCTTGCCGAGATCCGCGACCCGGGCAACGCCGGTACGGTGCTGCGCACCGCCGACGCCGCCGGGGCCGGCGCGGTGATCTTCGCCGGCGACGCCGTCGACCCGTACAACGGCAAGTGCGTGCGGGCCTCCGCCGGCAGCCTCTTCCACGTCGACGTGGTCCGGGCCGGCGACCCCCTCGCGGTCGTCGCCGCGTTGCGCGCCGCCGGGCTGGCGGTCCTCGCCACCACCGGGTACGGCGACCGCGACCTCGACGACCTCGCCGACGCCGGCGCCCTCGCGACGCCGACCGCCTGGCTGTTCGGCTCGGAGGCGCACGGGCTGCCCGACGGGCTGACCGCCGTCGCCGACGCCCGGGTCCGGGTGCCCCTGCACGGGCGCGCCGAGAGCCTCAACCTGGCTGCGGCCGCCGCCGTGTGCCTGTACGCTTCAGCCAGAGCACTGCGCCGCCGCCCCTGACGGGTGCGGCGCGGCCAGCCAGCAGGGAGTCGCCCGAGATGATGAACGCGCCACGGCGTTCGTTTAGCCAGCCCGCCGGTGTCGGCGGGCGGCGGGCCTGACCCTTCCCCTGCGCGAACTCCCCACCGGCGGGCTGCGGCGAAGCCGCGCGTCCGTAGACTCGCCTCGCCGCCCGCGCAGGGCCGGCGCCGCCGTGAGGAGTGCCCGTACGCCATGACCTACCGCAACGATCCGTACGACCCGAAGCAGGTCGCCCTGCTCGACCCGGACGCCCTGGCCGGCGCCGTGGCCGACGCCGAGCAGGCGTTCGCCGCCGCCGCCGACCCGGACGCGCTGACCGCGCTGCGCCCCGCGCACCTCGGCGACCGGTCCCCGGTCGCCCTGGCCCGCCGGGAGATCGGCGCGCTGCCGCCGGCCGCGAAGGCCGACGCCGGCAAGCGGGTCAACGAGGCCCGCCGCGCGATCGAGGCCGCCTACGCCGCCCGCGCCGAGATCCTGGACCGCGAGCAGGCGCAGCGGGTGCTGGCCACCGAGCGGGTCGACGTCACCCTGCCCTACGACCGCCGCCCACGCGGCGCCCGGCACCCGCTGAGCACCCTGATGGAGCAGATCAGCGACCTGTTCGTCGGGATGGGCTACGAGGTGGCCGAGGGGCCCGAGGTCGAGCTGGAGTGGACCAACTTCGACGCCCTCAACATCCCCGCCGACCACCCGGCGCGGGGCCTGATGGACACCTTCCACATCGCCCCGCCCGCCGGCGCGGACAGCTCCGGGCTGGTGCTGCGCACCCACACCTCCCCGGTGCAGGCGCGCACCATGCTGGCCCGCAAGCCGCCGATCTACGTGGTCGTGCCCGGCCGGGTCTACCGCACCGACGAGCTCGACGCCACCCACGCGCCCGTCTTCCACCAGGTCGAGGGCCTCGTGGTCGACAAGGGCATCACCATGGCCCACCTGCGCGGCACCCTCGACCACTTCGCCCGCGCCATGTTCGGCGAGGGCGCGAAGACCCGGTGGCGGCCGCACTACTTCCCGTTCACCGAGCCGTCGGCCGAGTTCGACGTGTGGTTCCCCGAGCACCGCGACGGGCCGCGCTGGGTCGAGTGGGGCGGCTGCGGCATGGTCAACCCCCGGGTGCTGCGCGCCTGCGGGATCGACCCGGAGGTCTACTCCGGATTCGCGTTCGGCATGGGCATCGACCGCACCGTGATGTTCCGCCACGGGGTCAGCGACATGCGGGACATGGCCGAGGGCGACGTGCGGTTCACCCGCGCGTTCGGGGCCGGGGCGTAGACGGTGCGGGTACGAGACAACGAGACGGTGGTCTAGAGAGTCATGCGAGTTTCTGTCAGCTGGCTGCGGGAGTACCTCGACCTCCCCGCCGACCTGCCCGCCGCCGACCTGGAGCAGGCGCTGGTCGACCTCGGCATCGAGGTCGAGTCGATCGTGGACCTGCGGGCCACGGTCTCCGGCGCGCTCGTCGTCGGCGAGGTCCTCGACATCGAGGAACTGACCGGTTTCAAGAAGCCGATCCGGTTCTGCCGGGTCGACGTGGGCGCCGCCAACGGCACCGGCGAGCCGCAGGAGATCGTCTGCGGGGCGCGCAACTTCGCCCCCGGCGACCGGGTCGTGGTGATCCTCCCCGGCGGCGTGCTCCCCGGCGGCTTCGCCATCGGCGCGCGCAAGACGTACGGGCGCAACTCCCACGGCATGATCTGCTCCGCGAAGGAGCTGGGCCTGGGCGACGACCACTCGGGCATCATCGTGCTGCCCGAGGACACCCCCGCCAAGCCCGGCGACGACGCCCGCCCGGTCGTCGGCCTCGACGACGTGGTCGTCGAGGTGGAGATCACCCCCGACCGGGGGTACGCGCTCAGCGTCCGGGGCATCGCCCGGGAGCTGGCCCACGCCCTCGGCGTGCCGTTCCGCGACCCGGGGCTGGCCCCCGCCCCCGGCGCGACTGCCGAGCCGGCGTACCCGGTGGAGGTCCGCGACACCGTCGGCTGCGACCGGTTCGCCGCCCGGCTGGTACGCGGCGTCGACCCGACCGCGCAGACCCCCGGCTGGATGCGGCAGCGGCTCACCGTCGCCGGGGTGCGCAGCATCTCGCTGCCGGTCGACATCACCAACTACGTGATGCTCGAACTGGGCCAGCCGATGCACGCCTTCGACGCCGACCGGATCACCGGCCCGCTCGTGGTGCGCCGCGCCGCGGCGGGGGAGAAGGTCACCACCCTGGACGGGGTGGCCCGCACCCTCACCGCCGAGGACATGGTCATCTGCGACGACACCGGCCCCGTCTCGCTCGCCGCCGTGATGGGCGGCGAGACCAGCGAGGTCGTCGCGTCCACCACCGACGTGCTCTTCGAGGCCGCCCACTGGGACCCGGTGATGGTGGGCCGCACCGCCCGCCGGCACAAGCTGTTCAGCGAGGCGGCGAAGCGCTGGGAGCGGGGCGTCGACCCGGCCCTGCCGCTGGTCGCCATCGAGCGGGCCGTCGGGCTGCTCACCGCCCACGCGGGCGGCGTCGCCGGGGCCGAGATCCTCGACCTCGACCACGTCCGGCCGCCCGCCCCGGTCGCCCTGCCGGTGGACCTGCCGAGCCGGCGGGTCGGCGTCGCCTACTCCCCGGAGCGGGTGGTCTCCCTGCTGGAGCAGGTCGGCTGCCACGTCACCCGGGGCGTCGACCGGCTCGGCGAGGACCCGGGCACCGCCGGCGTGCCGGCCGGCGGCGGCGCGGACGTGCTCACCGTCGTCCCGCCGAGCTGGCGGCCCGACCTCACCGACCCGGCCGACCTGGTCGAGGAGGTGGTCCGCCTCGACGGGTACGACCGGGTGCCGTCGGTGCTGCCCACCGCGCCCCCCGGGCGCGGCCTGACCTGGCAGCAGCGCCGCCGCCGGGCGGTGGCCCGCTCGCTGGCCGAACGCGGGTACGTGGAGGTGCTGGCCCACCCGTTCGTCGCCGGTTCGCTGGCCGACCTGCTCGGCCTGCCCGCCGACGACCCGCGCCGGGCGGCGGTGCGGGTGGCCAACCCGCTGTCGGAGGAGGAGCCGCTGCTGCGCACCACGCTGCTCGGCCCGCTGCTCGGCATCCTCAGGCGCAACCTCGGCCGGGGCCACCGCGACCTGGCCCTCTACGAGATCGGGGCGGTCTTCCACCCGCGCCCCGGCGTCGGCGCCCCGCCCGCCATGGGCGTGGACCGGCGGCCCACCGACGCCGAGTTCGCCGCGGCCGACGCGGTCGTGCCCGACCAGCCCCGGCACGTCGCCGTGGTGCTGGCCGGGGACGTCGACCCGGCCGGCTGGTGGGGCGCGGGCCGCCCGGCCGGCTGGGCCGACGCGATCGAGGCCGGCCGGGCCGTGCTCGCCGCGGCCGACCTGCCCGCCGACCGGGTCGAGGTGCGCGCCGCCGAGCACGCCCCGTGGCACCCCGGCCGCTGCGCCGAGCTGCTCGTCGACGGGGTCGTGGTCGGGCACGCCGGCGAGCTGCACCCGGCGGTGCTGGCCGCGCTGGAGCTGCCGAAGCGCACCAGCGCCATGGAGCTGGACCTCGACGCGCTCCCGGCGGCCCCGGTCGCCCCGGCCCCGACGATCTCCGGCTTCCCGCCGGCCCTGATCGACGTCGCCCTCGTGGTCGACGAGCGGGTGCCGGCGGCGCAGGTGCAGCAGGCCCTCGTCGAGGGCGCGGGCGAACTGCTGGAGGGCGTGCGGCTGTTCGACGTCTACGCCTCCGAGCAGCTCGGGGCGGGGCGGCGGTCGCTGGCGTACAAGCTGACGTTCCGCGCCCCCGACCGCACGCTGACCGTCGAGGAGGCGGTGGCCGCCCGCGACGCGGCGGTGGCCCGCGCGGCGGAGCGCTTCGGCGCCACCCTCCGCGGCGCCTGAGGTGTAAGCAGGGGCCCCCTCTTAACGCTTTCTGTATAGGAAGGGGCCCCTGCTAACCGCCGCATGGCGGTATCGGCCAGCCGGGTCGGCCTCGGCCGGTGGACGTCAGTGCTCCCCGGCGTCCAGTTCGCCGAGGGCGCGCAGCCGGGGCAGGTCGCGGACGGTGATGCGCCGGTAGTCGGTGTCCACCAGGCCGTCGGCCCGCAGCTCACGCAGCGTCTTCTGGACGGACGTCTCGGCCGCCCCGCAGATCGTGGCCAGCTCGGGCTGGGTGAGCCGCACGTCGATGACCACCCCGTCGCGGCTGCGCCGGCCGTGCGTGCGCGACAGCTCGGCGATCACCCGGGCCACCCGGATCTTCACCGCGTACGAGGTGAAGTCGATCCGGCGGCGGTTGGACCAGCGCAGCCGGTCGGACACCATCGCCGCCAGTTCGAGGGCGGCCTGCGGGTGTGTCCGCAGGAACTGGTTGAACCGGTCCCGGGAGATGACGCTGTAGACGGCGGGCCCGCAGGTGGTGACCGTCGCCGAGCGCGGTTTGTCGTTGAGGGCCGACATCTCGCCCATCAGGTCCCCGCCGACGCGCAGCGACAGCAGCGCGGCCCGTCCGTCGGGCACGCTGGCCGTGACCTTCGTCAGCCCCTCCTCCAGCAGCACCAGGTGCGACTCGCGGACGCCCTCGTGGATCAGGATCTGTCCGGCCGGCACCTGGCGTCGTACGCCCAGACCGAGCAGCGCGGCGCGGGCCGCCGGCTCCAGCCTCCGCAGAAAGGTGCCGTACGGCCATTCGGCCCGGGACGGCTCGTGGTGTCGCATCGACGGCCTCGCACTCCTTGTCCGACGGAAACCGTCGAAGCGTAGCCGTCCCTGCGCGTAGCGCGAGACCCCCGAGCGGATCAGGGCGACCGCCACGGTCTGGAGGGCCAGCGCCACGAGTGCCTCGACCGGCGACCAGCCGGCGGCCAGCAGGAGTTCGGTCACGTCGTCCGTCATGCGTCCAGCACACCCGCTGCGCCCCGCCCGGATACCGGATCCGAGGGGGAAGACCGGTGGCGGACAGTTTCCGCGAAAGCCGTACTTCTACGGGGTCCCGGCCGGCCGCCGCCGTTTCGATGTTCCGGGCGGCCCGCCTGACGGTGGCGGGCCCGGTGACGAAGGGCGGCATGGCGATGGACCATCATCCCGAGCGGCGACTGCTGATTTCCGTGGACATGGAGAGTTACAGCCGGCGCGGGAACATCCTGCAGTACGAGGCGCAGCAGGCGTTCCACGAACTGCTGCACGCCGCCGCCGGGTCGGTCGGGCT
This genomic window contains:
- a CDS encoding Crp/Fnr family transcriptional regulator; protein product: MTDDVTELLLAAGWSPVEALVALALQTVAVALIRSGVSRYAQGRLRFDGFRRTRSARPSMRHHEPSRAEWPYGTFLRRLEPAARAALLGLGVRRQVPAGQILIHEGVRESHLVLLEEGLTKVTASVPDGRAALLSLRVGGDLMGEMSALNDKPRSATVTTCGPAVYSVISRDRFNQFLRTHPQAALELAAMVSDRLRWSNRRRIDFTSYAVKIRVARVIAELSRTHGRRSRDGVVIDVRLTQPELATICGAAETSVQKTLRELRADGLVDTDYRRITVRDLPRLRALGELDAGEH
- the pheS gene encoding phenylalanine--tRNA ligase subunit alpha, which codes for MTYRNDPYDPKQVALLDPDALAGAVADAEQAFAAAADPDALTALRPAHLGDRSPVALARREIGALPPAAKADAGKRVNEARRAIEAAYAARAEILDREQAQRVLATERVDVTLPYDRRPRGARHPLSTLMEQISDLFVGMGYEVAEGPEVELEWTNFDALNIPADHPARGLMDTFHIAPPAGADSSGLVLRTHTSPVQARTMLARKPPIYVVVPGRVYRTDELDATHAPVFHQVEGLVVDKGITMAHLRGTLDHFARAMFGEGAKTRWRPHYFPFTEPSAEFDVWFPEHRDGPRWVEWGGCGMVNPRVLRACGIDPEVYSGFAFGMGIDRTVMFRHGVSDMRDMAEGDVRFTRAFGAGA
- a CDS encoding TrmH family RNA methyltransferase, translating into MSSPTHGGRLGRAAEPHTMPFTPRTPRVVAARRLHRRRDRDATGRFLAEGPQAVREALARPGTVAELFGTPAALDRHADLAARAAAADVPVSDVTDDALAALAETVAPQGLVAVCRHLDVPLSEALAAGPRLVAVLAEIRDPGNAGTVLRTADAAGAGAVIFAGDAVDPYNGKCVRASAGSLFHVDVVRAGDPLAVVAALRAAGLAVLATTGYGDRDLDDLADAGALATPTAWLFGSEAHGLPDGLTAVADARVRVPLHGRAESLNLAAAAAVCLYASARALRRRP
- the rplT gene encoding 50S ribosomal protein L20 gives rise to the protein MARVKRAVNAQKKRRTLLETASGYRGQRSRLYRKAKEQVLHSMQYAYRDRRDRKGDFRQLWITRINAGARANGMTYNRLIQGLRLAGVEVDRKILADLAVNDAAAFAAIVEVARAAVAAEGTGGAAAQAA
- the pheT gene encoding phenylalanine--tRNA ligase subunit beta; this encodes MRVSVSWLREYLDLPADLPAADLEQALVDLGIEVESIVDLRATVSGALVVGEVLDIEELTGFKKPIRFCRVDVGAANGTGEPQEIVCGARNFAPGDRVVVILPGGVLPGGFAIGARKTYGRNSHGMICSAKELGLGDDHSGIIVLPEDTPAKPGDDARPVVGLDDVVVEVEITPDRGYALSVRGIARELAHALGVPFRDPGLAPAPGATAEPAYPVEVRDTVGCDRFAARLVRGVDPTAQTPGWMRQRLTVAGVRSISLPVDITNYVMLELGQPMHAFDADRITGPLVVRRAAAGEKVTTLDGVARTLTAEDMVICDDTGPVSLAAVMGGETSEVVASTTDVLFEAAHWDPVMVGRTARRHKLFSEAAKRWERGVDPALPLVAIERAVGLLTAHAGGVAGAEILDLDHVRPPAPVALPVDLPSRRVGVAYSPERVVSLLEQVGCHVTRGVDRLGEDPGTAGVPAGGGADVLTVVPPSWRPDLTDPADLVEEVVRLDGYDRVPSVLPTAPPGRGLTWQQRRRRAVARSLAERGYVEVLAHPFVAGSLADLLGLPADDPRRAAVRVANPLSEEEPLLRTTLLGPLLGILRRNLGRGHRDLALYEIGAVFHPRPGVGAPPAMGVDRRPTDAEFAAADAVVPDQPRHVAVVLAGDVDPAGWWGAGRPAGWADAIEAGRAVLAAADLPADRVEVRAAEHAPWHPGRCAELLVDGVVVGHAGELHPAVLAALELPKRTSAMELDLDALPAAPVAPAPTISGFPPALIDVALVVDERVPAAQVQQALVEGAGELLEGVRLFDVYASEQLGAGRRSLAYKLTFRAPDRTLTVEEAVAARDAAVARAAERFGATLRGA
- the rpmI gene encoding 50S ribosomal protein L35, whose amino-acid sequence is MPKMKSHTGMGKRVKLTGKGKVVAQQAGLRHNLEKKPSTQTRRLTGTVELAKADTKRIKKLLGR